tcgagtctcATCTACGCTGGATTCCTCCGCGCACTTAATGTGTTCGCGCCGGGTTGGGGCGCCGGACCCGGGCCGCAGGGGATTAATCGGGCCCCGTAAGAATTGATCCGGATACCCCtgtgtcgaaaaaaaaaaaaaaagaatgattagTAGGTTATTGAGTAGTATAGGCTTAGACTTGGGAAGAATATAGTGGTACAATTATAGGAAGAGTACAGTGGCAGCGGTGAATTAGCAGTGTGAAATTTGACAGATGAGGTATGGATGTATCATGCTAAATCTTGGAATGGTACATTTGGAAATTGGAATAACAAATAATATGACACTCTATTTTTTGACACTGACTCATGCATTATATGTAGAGAGATATGCATTCACTTTTTTTAGGGGCGGCAATTGGGTCAGAAGTGAATTGGCGGATTGGATTGAGATCTGAATATAACAGATAACCTGCTGACCCGAATACGACTTACCAATTCAAAACGGGTCAGGATACCTAATTCGAACCCGAAATTTTGGGTTAGCGGGTCAACCCGAATGACCTGAAATATaatttcaatttattaatttaccaGTGTAATTTCTAACATAACCAATTTCGCACAAGACTAATTACattatcaaataataaaaatctcgataaaacaattccaaaccagatctgaaataaattaaaacactgTAAAAGTATTTTATCCCAAACcagatctaaaataaattaagatactataaaaatagaaaataatgttaTATATCATTTGTCCAAACATAATAATTccaacttcacacaagttaaacaAATTCATTTAGAATTAAGTGGTTAATACCTTTGGGGAAAAAAGAATAACtcagtttagttagataaaatatttttatatttattaaattatttttaatttataaacGGGTTATCGGATCAACCCGTGGATGACCTAAATTCGACCTTTTTTCGGATTCATTAAGTTCGACTCAATTCTGACCCGAACCCATAAaatctcaacccaaacccattaatttcgtattAAATTCATGTCATATATTCAaatcgtgtcgaaaattgccacctctaactTTTTTGATTCGTTGTAGTAGTTTTGAAATAAGCGTATCTTGCAAGCACGATCGAGGGAGAAAGAAATCAATGGCTCATGATCAATGGTTTGGCATCGCGCTCACTAATGTTCTTAATTAAGAATTCAACAAATTAAGTGGAGTACTAAACTTTTAAGTTCATTTCTTTGAAAATAGAGTATTACTCTTTGATTATTCTTTATTGCTAAAATTTCATCCCTAAAATCATAGTCCAAAATATGATCTAATATTCTAATGTGTTCCCGCATCTAAAAGGCCGCGAGCCCAATAATTGTTCAGCCAGCCTTCCATAGCCAGGTGATTATATATCATTTTCCCCACAGTTACACTTTTTTAGTCCCCATCCGCATTTAAATTTGAAGGCTGGGCCTGGGTCTAACCATAGAGGCAAACAAGAAGGAAAATGAAGGACCCACTCCAGGGGCCTCCAGGAGGCCAGAAAGTTTCAATTTTGCCAGCCACATTCTACAAGATTGTCGATTCACCCGCTGAAACTGATGGACTCGAAAATGCAGACCGGCTCTTAAACCTGAAACAACGTCTGTTTACAACCTCATATCTGATTCTTTGTGCTGAAAATGAGCTTCTGAATCAGCATCAACGTTGTTAGGAGTTGGGGAAATTAGGACAATCTATTCAATTATCCTCGAAGTAAGATGAAGACTACAATGAATGAAAAGAGTTCAACAaagatttttttgaaaaagatatCCAAAACTAAcacaagaaggaaagaaaatttgtGCAGACTACCCTGTCTGGTGGATCTTGAAACACGGGGAGAACTTGAAAACGACAAAACATGTGCTAGTTTAGTATATCAGATGGCAAATTGGCGCAATCCCACCATGCAAGCTGAATATTTTTACATGGCAAAGTAAGAATAACTAGAACCATGTGTCGAGGGATTGATTACATGGCAAAGTAGTCAATAACTAGAAGCAAATGACTGGAGCAGAGCTACATAAAGATGAAAAAGAACCTTCTGCCATCTGTCACTCaactaaacaaacaaaaacactgAGGAGATCTTGCAGTTCCAATTCCAGAACAGGATATGCTGTGGTGTAGGTATAACTTGCAAGCATGGCTCTGTCTATAGTCTTTAGTTACTTCAAAGTATATCTAGCATTGAACTAGTCTGTAGCAAGTCAGCAGCAGCAGCTCTTCTTCTTCCAGAACCACAACATATGACGCAAATAATACATGCTACCAATGTTTATCTTTGCGTCTAAAATGTTCCATTATAGTAAGGTGTGATCCTCTTTCATAAATCATGATGACATAGATCTAAAACTTTGCAACTACTACTGGTGATGCTGACGTAAAGACGGAGAAGGAGCTCTACTGTAGTCTATATACCATGCCAAATGCTTCGACCATATTCGAAGCAATTGAACCATAAGATTATCAAACCATCAGCAGCCAAGGTAGAGAATACCATCTGGCAACACAAAGCCAAAAGCCTATCGGACCCAAGATCAATAAGGAACCATAATTCACATCACACTTCATTAAGGTCCTACACAGCAATTAGTGCAAACTGATTTCCGCTAGAAAACCAAACATAAAGAAAACACAGCAACCACTCCAAAAGAAGAGGCATCAAAAAATGCATGATCGATTGCACCCACACTAGAAAAAAATATACTGATTCACAGGATTAATAAAAGCAATGAAGTTTCCTTTTCCAAACTGCTTGAACATTCATAGGTAAAGGTAATTTCCAACAAATAAGCTATTGAGTACAAAGCATAGACATCATTCCCCGGAAAGTATACAAATATGTTAAATATCTCAACACTGAGTGGAGTACAGTTTGAATTTTAGACAAATCTACAGCTACTCTGTATAAATAAAAGTTCTCACAAGaacaagagaaacaaaaagCCATGAAGACGTTTCATATACTAGTCCTTAAGATCTTCAGGGATATATAAGGTACTTGATTTAGGACTCACTAGGCCCACAAGGGCATCAGAGTTTACCAGATGACTGTTGGCTGCCATACTTCAGATTAATTTCAGAGACATCCACAGGTAACCTTAACCATCCCACTGTGTCCCTGCCTCCAGACCTCCTCCTTTGCACTACCACGGATGCAGTTAGCAACAAAAACACTGCCGCTAGTAAAGGCACTATGACACCGGCATTTCCTCTTCTCCAGCTCTTCATAACTGACTCAACACAGAGCTCGCCATCAAAACTACCCAGTGAATTGCTTATCTTGAAGACCTCAACCCCATTGAGGATAGCATCAACAGCATTGGTCAAGCTCATATTGGACGGGCCAACACTAACGTTCAATGATTCGGAATTCAACCCTTCCACTACAAAATCAGCATAGAAAGGCGAAGCAAGCAACATGTTTGTCATTGCTGATAAATCCAAGTCCTCATATGCCAAATTCCCATTTACATAAACATTAAAGTAAAGCATATAAGGCCCAATGCTTGCTATATCGCAGAAATGCATCCGAACCAAGTACTTGTAACCCTCAATTCCTGGAAACACCCAGGCTATGTTCGACTTGGGAATGACATTATTCGAGCTCTTAATCACCCGGGCTGAGTTATAAACATTGTCCGGCCCAACTTCACGCGTTGCCCCGCCCATCTGATACTGAATCCGGCCACTGAAGTGGATTTCCAAGGAGCCCTCATGACcggatttttccaaaaattcaccatcaGGGACCCAAGCCCTCCACAGAGAATCATTGAAAGGTGTCACCTTTGGACCTCCTACATTCACTCTATAAACAGTTTCGAACCCTTTGTTCAACAATCCATTAATCCTCTCATTTTTCTCAGAATTTACAAACTGGGCTACGTCAGCGACCAAGTCATGGGGTGCAGAAATCACTTCAATTGCGTTGACAAAGGCAAAATTCGATCTTTTCTTTGGCACAAACGTAATATCAAGCTTATCGGAATCAACCCTTATGATATACTCCTTGATTACTATACCGTCTTTCGGGGAATTCTGGATGCTAAAATCGCGTAACAACAAGAACCCATTTGCCAAAACGTGGAATTGAACAGCGGAGAAGTCGAAAGAAGTGGAATTAAAGAAAGGAGAGAAATGAAGGCGTACCAAGTGGTGGGTCCCCCCGCGGTGGTCCTGAATTGGGAAGCTGTACTTGCAGGGACTGCTGAAGGCTCTGGCAGTGCGGTAGAGAGGAGAAGAATTGGAAGAAGCGGGGTCGGAGTTGGTGAGTGGAATAGTCCGGGTTGAAGGGGTGGTAAAGAATCGGGAGGCTGAGGTGGAGGAGTCGCCCGTGAAGCGGCGGTGGTCGAGGTCGATGATGGAGGGCTCGTGGGAGCCGCAGCTGATGAGGTAATGATCGATTGGGTGGAAGAAGGAGGAAGAGGAGACGAGGGTGGTGAAGAATAATAAGAAGAAGGAGGAGCTAAGAGCGATGGCGGGAGCAGTGAAACTCTTCATAGCTCAGGTCAATTTGATGATGGAATTGGAAACTGGGAAAGTGGAAAAGAAAGGCGTCTGGATCATTCAACTCTCACGAAGAAAGATGAAAATACAAATTAGAAAGCAAAAGCGTGTTTTGGCATTTTAACAACATCTGATTTCTGAGCTGGAGGCGTTG
This portion of the Coffea arabica cultivar ET-39 chromosome 2e, Coffea Arabica ET-39 HiFi, whole genome shotgun sequence genome encodes:
- the LOC113724708 gene encoding probable receptor-like protein kinase At5g24010, encoding MKSFTAPAIALSSSFFLLFFTTLVSSSSFFHPIDHYLISCGSHEPSIIDLDHRRFTGDSSTSASRFFTTPSTRTIPLTNSDPASSNSSPLYRTARAFSSPCKYSFPIQDHRGGTHHLVRLHFSPFFNSTSFDFSAVQFHVLANGFLLLRDFSIQNSPKDGIVIKEYIIRVDSDKLDITFVPKKRSNFAFVNAIEVISAPHDLVADVAQFVNSEKNERINGLLNKGFETVYRVNVGGPKVTPFNDSLWRAWVPDGEFLEKSGHEGSLEIHFSGRIQYQMGGATREVGPDNVYNSARVIKSSNNVIPKSNIAWVFPGIEGYKYLVRMHFCDIASIGPYMLYFNVYVNGNLAYEDLDLSAMTNMLLASPFYADFVVEGLNSESLNVSVGPSNMSLTNAVDAILNGVEVFKISNSLGSFDGELCVESVMKSWRRGNAGVIVPLLAAVFLLLTASVVVQRRRSGGRDTVGWLRLPVDVSEINLKYGSQQSSGKL